In one window of Meleagris gallopavo isolate NT-WF06-2002-E0010 breed Aviagen turkey brand Nicholas breeding stock chromosome 4, Turkey_5.1, whole genome shotgun sequence DNA:
- the LOC100542219 gene encoding estradiol 17-beta-dehydrogenase 11-like — protein MNPALEVLVFLGTLLYAYVEALVKLLLPAKRKTVRGELVLVTGAARGLGRATAREFARHQSRLVLWDVEAHGLKQTAAECEGLGATVHTFVVDCSKREEIYSAAEKVKKDIGDVSILVNNAGVIAAADLLSTQDHQVEKTFEVNILAHIWTTRAFLPTMMNNNYGHIVTVASAAGHFVIPFMVTYCSSKFAAVGFHKALTDELSSLGKDGIKTTCLCPVFINTGFVKNPSMRLGKILEVDEVVKALMEGILTNQKMVFVPSNQRFALLLERLLPERALNYLKKLTDVKFDAIVGRGSNQ, from the exons ATGAACCCCGCGCTGGAGGTGCTGGTGTTCCTGGGCACGCTGCTGTACGCCTACGTGGAGGCGCTggtgaagctgctgctgcccgcCAAGAGGAAGACCGTCCGCGGGGAGCTGGTGCTGGTGACGGGCGCTGCCCGCGGTCTGGGCAGGGCCACGGCCCGCGAGTTCGCCCGGCACCAGAGCCGCCTGGTGCTATGGGACGTCGAGGCG CATGGCCTcaagcagacagcagcagaatgcGAAGGGCTGGGAGCCACCGTTCACACCTTTGTGGTGGACTGCAGCAAAAGGGAGGAGATCTACAGCGCTGCTGAGAAG GTGAAAAAGGACATTGGTGATGTCTCCATCCTGGTGAATAATGCCGGTGTGATTGCAGCTGCCGACCTGCTCTCCACCCAGGACCACCAAGTTGAGAAAACATTTGAAGTCAACATTCTTGCTCACATCTGG ACAACAAGAGCTTTTCTGCCGACAATGATGAACAACAACTACGGTCACATTGTCACAGTGGCTTCTGCAGCAGGTCATTTTGTAATTCCTTTCATGGTGACTTACTG TTCAAGCAAGTTTGCTGCAGTTGGATTTCATAAAGCCCTAACGGACGAACTGTCTTCACTGGGAAAGGatggaataaaaacaacatGTCTCTGTCCAGTTTTTATAAATACTGGATTTGTCAAAAACCCCAGTATGAG GCTTGGAAAGATCTTGGAGGTTGATGAAGTTGTGAAGGCATTGATGGAAGGAATACTGACCAACCAGAAAATGGTTTTTGTTCCATCAAATCAACGTTTTGCTTTACTTCTTGAAAG attacTTCCGGAACGTGCCTTGAATTATCTCAAAAAGCTGACTGATGTTAAGTTTGATGCAATTGTTGGGCGTGGAAGCaatcagtga